TATCCTCTGGagtgaagaggaaataaagagagtatgggaggagaggcaggactTTAAAAGTCACTGCAAGAATGAAGTGTTAATCTTGTCCCTCCAGTGTTCACCTTAGTTCTCGTGGCCCAGCCTGCAGGCTGCCTCTCCCCAGGCCCCCTTGCCCTACAGTCACCTTGGTTTTCTGCCCATTCTGAAGTTTGCTTTACTCTAAGTGTCAGCAAGTCTAAGGCAACAATTTGACCTGAACTTCTACCACCAATACCAGCCACTCACAGCCTGGAGAGGCACAAAGCTATCTAAACATATATTGTAcagggcgcctgcatggctcagttaagcatctgcctttggctcaggtcatgatctcagggtcctgggactgagccccaccgggctccctgctcagtgggaagtcggcttctccctcttcctttaccccccaccccgagctcatgctcgctcactctctaaaataaataaaagctttcaaaaataataaaaataaaatgcccaaatggtttttaaaatatatatatacatagtacaAATTCCTCTCAAAACTTGGGTTTCATCAGACTCCTcatgttaataataaaatagcagctaacatttactaaGAGCTTACAATGTGTTAAGCATTGTTAAAGTGTCTGATCAAAACTAAAccatttaattcaacaaaaatcctattttatttcataacTTCATACTCATTTTAGAGATATAGAAGTAAGGCCAAACTGTTCCATAGCTTGCCCAATGTCAAAAAGCATGTGGCAGAGTTAGGATACTTTCTGTCCCTATCTAATcctatacaattttaaaaatttttaatttttaacacttATTATATGTTTACttgctaatttgtttttctctatttccttctaATACAATGTAAGCTCCAACAGAAGTAGGGACTTGTTCCATTATGCTCACTGCTATATCCCCAATGCTTAGAAGCTCCTGCTCTCAGCCAATACTccataaatacttgctgaatgaatgcagTGTAACAAAGACTCTGTTCTCTCACCATCATCATGCTGTGCTACTTTAATACTCCAAGAGCTTTACTTTCTTCCAATAAGCAAATGTACACTGGCCTCAAAACATTTGAAACCAAAGTGAACTGAAACTAATTAAAGCTGCAACCAAGCTCTGTTGAAGCTCAAATCTTTACTGGATCAAAATAATCAGCCCCTCATCCTAGCTGCCTAACAGAGTAAATGGCATAACCTTTCTcagggatagaaaaagaaaatactagtcTAATGTCTACAGTTCTTTTAAACACAACATCTAGTTTTGGATGAAAAATTATGAGACATGAGAAGAATTATGAAAATGTGACATAAAATCAGACCCCAAAAGATTCAAAGaaacagatcttttaaaaataaccaaataagcATTCTAGAGTTGAAAAACACAATAtcataaattaagaatttaatgaatgacatacaatggagtatttgtaactataaaaagataaataaataagtagacaCATCTATGGAGTGATTTCCAAGATATACTGCTAagtaaaaaaagcaaagcaaaaaaagagaatttatatCACCCAAAACCCCATTAATTCCAGTTTCaacatgagaaaaacattagacaaaaCCAAACTAAGAGATTCTACCCAGGACCTAGCTAGCACTCCTCTAAACTATCAAGGTCAtcaagagcaaaaagaaaaaaaagtaatgtgacCACAGGATCCTGGTACAAAAGTCATTAcaggaaaaactggtgaaattctAATAATGTCCACAGTTTAGTCAGCAATACTGTTCCAATATTAACATAAGAAGACTATGGGAAGCAACTCTTGATCGAAGACATTTACTGATCTGCAAGAAACTGGGCTGTGCATTTCATAGGGGGTGTACAGTaaggtgggagaggaggaggtaaGAGAAAGCAAAGCTGATGTCAGGCTGAGgtgagagatttattttttttaatttgtttattctttaagtaatgtctacacccaacatagggctcgaactcacaaccttgagatcaagagtcagacattctaccaagtgagccagccagatgcccccagaatgagagatttttttttttttttttttttttaagattttacttatttattcatgagagacacaggccgagggagaagcaggctccatgcagggagcctgacatgggactcgatctcgcgtctccaggatcacgccctgggctgaaggtggcactaaactgctgagccacccgggctgccctagaacaagacatttaaaagagatccttggggatccctgggtggcgcagcggtttagcgcctgcctttggcccagggcgcgatcctggagacccgggatcgaatcccacatcaggctcccggtgcatggagcctgcttctccctctgcctgtgtctctgcctctctctctctcattctctctctgtgtgactatcataaattaaaaaaacaaatcacaaaaaaaaaaataataaaataaaataaaagagatccTTGCCACAGAGACTTGGGATGCTCTTGCCCCTGTTAAAGAGTAAAACTCTAGAGTAAAGACAAACTAAACTAAACGTGCCACTGTCTCACCCTCTGAAGGAGACTGTGGGAGTGTTGCCTTGGAGCTGAACAAAGGAGGTAGGGAACTGCAGGGCTGGATGAAAGTGAAATCTTTAATTAGTTGTAAACATAGGCAGGTACCTCCCGAAAATCTGGTCCAAGAAATCTCAAGCAATTCATTTACTTTAAGGGGGTTCTAAACAAATTGTATTCTCGGGCCTTAGCACAAGCAAACTCAATCCTCTTTCGAAGAATACAGCTTCATGCCAAGGCTTGGGAAATCCCcacaaataaattttcaaagtcAACAGAGAGCTATGCAaacaaaaggaaatcaagaaacattgaaaaatacCATCAAAAACAACAGCAGAGGAGATCCACCAAGTCTCTACATACTAGAATTACCAAAGACAGATTATGATCAACATGCTTACTGTTCTtacaggaataaagaaaatagctatggtatgaagaaagataaaagaggatagggtttctaaaaaaaacaaaacaaaacaaaacaaaaaaaaaaagggacgcctggttgagcactgagtgtctgctttcggcttggggcgtgatcctggagttcagggtcGAGTgtctcatcgggctccctgcatggagccttcttctccccctctgcctgtgtctctggctctgtttctctcataaataaattaattaaatctaaaaaaaaaaaaaagagagagagagaacaggattCACAAATTTAcactaatatatttgaaaagttgAATAAAATGGACAAACTTCTGGAAAAATGTAACTTAATAAAACTGACctaaggaaaaatagataatttaGACCTATAACCGTTAAAGAATTGAATCCATAATCAAAAATACTACAgaaaacaaagtaacaaaattcttttttcagGTCCAGACAGCTTCCATGGTCAGTTCTACTGATCATCCTAGAAAGAAAtataccaatcttttttttttttttctagtttggagtttttttttatatataaatttattttttattggtgttcaatttgccaacatatagaataacacccagtgctcatcctgtcaagtgcccacctcagtgcccgtcacccagtcacccccaccccccgcccacctccccttccaccacccctagttcgtttctcagttaggagtctttcatgttctgtctccctttctgatatttcctacttatttttttctcctttcccctttattcaaaATATACCAATCTTATATAAACACTTCCattaaaatagaggaaatatGTGAGAAGCAATACACTGTGACTCATACTATGAAGGCAACGTAACCTTGATCGCAAAATCTCATAAGGGcagtacaaagaagaaaatttacaAGCTAATTTCTcccataaatataaatgaaaaaatcctacataaattattaataaaccaaatttaaaaacaagaagatacttcatcatgaccaagttgtatttatcccagaaatgcaaagttgccttaactgtaaaatataacaatatgCAGGGATGGAAATAAGACCACACATATGCACAGCCCTGTATTTTTGTGTACAACTACAAGAAAAAACATGTGAAAGATgagcaaaaaaattaataaaagtggtTACAAATAAATAGTTGTTGGGGAAGAAACCAGGTGAAAAGGACAAAGGTGAGAGACTTTGAGACATGTGaacataactgatttttttacttaaaaagccAATTAACATAATTTACTACATTAACATAGTAAAAGAGTAAAATCAAATGAACACCTCAAAAGATGCAGGAAAaccacttgacaaaattcaacatccattcaatattaagaaaaactCTTAAATTAGGATTAAAAGGGAATTTTTCTAATCTGATGAAATATATCTGTGGGGTAAAAAATACTATCACATGTATGTATGAAATGTTGTAAATTATTCATCAATTAGAACAAGGCCAGAATACTCActatcacttctattcaacattatattaGATGTCCTATCTAAagcagtaaggcaagaaaaagacacATATTAGGATTGGAAAGAACAAAAACTGTCCCTCTCTGCAGATAACTTGGTCATGTATGTCGAATGAATCTACACATTAATTATTAGAGTATTTGTGAGAATTCAGCAGACATCTTAACACAAAAATCAATACATAGAATTTAATCACATCCCTATATACGCttaggaaacaaaaattttaaattttttacaataCACTAAAAATCTTAAGTATCCATGAATAAATTTCACAATGATGTACAagatctttcagaaaaaaaaattataaaactttatcaTGAGGCAATTTAGATCTAAAAAATAAtgcatcaggggatccctgggtggtgcagcggtttggcgcctgcctttggcccagggcacgatcctggagacccgggattgaatcccacgtcgggctcccggtgcatggagcctgcttctccctctgcctgtgtctctgcctctctctctctctctatcataaataaataaaaatttaaaaaaaattaaaaaaaaataatgcatcagAAGACTATATCTTATAATGGTGTTGATTCTCTATATACTGGTTTACAAACTCAATACAATACAAAGAAGTTCTGCACgctttttaatataactttagAGTATGCTTCTAAGAACTGTAAAAGGCCAAGACTGGCTAAGACACTCTTCTAGAAGAAGTTGCTCTACCAGACATTAAGACATGTTACAAAGCTATGGTAActaagaaaacatgtttttcacACAGAGATACACTGACAGATCAATGGTACAGAATAGAAGACCCAAGCAGCACATTCACAGGCATATGGACAGGTGGCACAGCAGATCCATGTAGAAAAGACAGGCTTTTCAATGAATGCTGCTAGAGCAATTGGCTACCtatataaggaaaaaatgaaatgagcccCTACGTCCATTATAGGAAAATCAATACTAAGTGGAACAAGAAAGCACTAACAATAAAGGCAATTGCTGATAAATTCTACTACATTAAAATGAAGAGCTTCTACTCAAGgcacaatttttatatatttttaaggattttatttatttattcattagaatacacagagaggagagagagagagagaggcagagacacagacagagggagaaacagagaagcaggctccatgcagggagcctgacgtgggactggatcctgggtctccaggatcacgccctgggctgaaggaggggctaaaccgctgagccacctgggctgccctcaaggcacaatttttaaaaaacagatcagaagatatttgcaacccACAGAAACAACAAAGAAGCCACAATGAAGTATATAAACTTCtataaattaatgagaaaaagcctaattaaaaaaatgagaaaaaaaaaacaactgaatggAGCATTGCACAAAAGGAAAGAtacaaaagacacaaaaagtcTTCAGTAACTAGAAGAATGCAAATTTGAACCACAAGAAGATTCCACACATATtcacaaaaatgtcaaaaattttaaattctctaatagCAAGCGCTGAAGATACAGAACAGGACTCTCATACACTCTTCCTGGCAacgcaaactggtacaaccactttggaaaatagttggCAGTATCTGGTACTATTTAAGATATACACAGTCTGTGCcaacaatttcactcctaggtttACATTCCGTGTGAATATATGTAGACCTTCACCAGGAGACATGAATAAGAGTATCTGTATCAACATTTTATAAGAGGCAGAAACCTCAGAATCTGGAAGTCCCCAACTCATCACTGATAGAATAGGTGACTTGTAGCACAGTCATAAAACGGAATTCTACacaacaatgaaaatgaacaaaccaCAGCTACCCACTGGATAAAATCTCACAaacacaataatgaaaaaaaaatgaaaagaatgcataGTACAACATTAACTGAATCAAACTCAAACAAGTTTAGGAATCCATACATATGTGGCAAAAATATAGAGATAAGCAAGGAAATATCACCACAGAAATCCAGAAAATGGTTACCTGTGGGGAAGGGAAACGGTTATAATTGGAAAGGGCACAGCTCTTCAATACTGCTACTAATATTGTGTCTTAATCTGGGTAGAGGTCGCATCAGAATCTGCTTTGTAATTCTGAGTTAGCCTGTACTTATATTTGTATACACTTTGtgcattttacaataaaaaaagggaaaaagctcAACACAGGAGATCTTCATTAACAAAGTATTTGTTATCCTAAGGCCAGTCATTGCAAGACAGCTTTAGGGGAGTTAAGAGTTGTCATAATAATGACAACATTCACTGATGAACTGGTCACTCTGCTCAAGCTTCCTCCGGGGTGAACTCCAGCAACTCCCCTCACGGACTACAAACACCCACAGATAGATAAAAGGCAAATCACTTGCAAGCTCGTTGGCTGAACGAATATTTATTGACGTCTACGACTTTCCAAAAACACTGTTCCAGGGGATCTGCAAGGTCCAAGATATATAAAGGTCCCGCCCTCAGGCCAAAGATGGAAGACAGAGGAACTCCCATTCCCATTCCAAGTTCGTCTCCAAACCTCTCAGCCTCCTTTGCAGACAATGATCACACAGGAAGACCCTAAAAGGCAGGGGGCATGggagggtgggggcacctgggtggctcggcggttgagcatctgtctcggcccagggcgtgaccccggtgtcctgggatcgagtcccgcatcgggctccctgcatggagcctgcttctccctctgcctgtctctgcctctcatgaataaataaataaaaatcttaaaaaaaaaataataataaggcgGCACTAGGGGcacatatgactttttttttcaagattttatttattcatgagagacacacagagagagaggcagacacaggcagagagagaagcaggctccatgaagggcgcccgacgtgggactcgatcccgggtcctcaggatcacgccctgggccaaaggcaggcgctgaaccgctgggTGATCCCCCACATATGACTTTAACACCGAAAAGACCacctggagctgggggtgggggaggtctCCCTTCCCTACGGAGGAACCACCTGCTTGCCTCGGCCTGGCTGCACCACGGGTTCCCATGGTTTCAGGTAGGCAACGGGACGGCCTTGGCAAGAGGTCCAGGCGCTCTGGTCGCAACGGGATGACACGCTGCGGCGGGCACCAGCTTACGCGGACGGGGTCCGACCTCCCGAGGAACGCTTAACCGGGATCCGGAGACCGGGGCCTTTGCCCCTTTCCGGGAACGTTGTACCGGAGGCTTTGTGCGTACTTCGGTTTCCCCGGGGGTCAGGGGCCAGAACGCTCATCTGGTTCTCAAAGGGGCTCCGCCAAAAGGAGGGTGTGAGCAGCACGGCTCCCGGCGGGGTCGTGGCCGCGCGAGCCGAAGCCCAGGTGGGTGCCCTGCCCTGCAGGCCTGCGCCCTGGACGCGCGGTACTTACTCTTAGCTCCTCGAAGGCTTCGTCCAGGGTGGACAGCTGGTGGCCCTGGTGGGTCCCGATGACGGGGCACAGGACGCAGATGAGCTGCCTATCCTCCTGGCAGTAGGTGCTCAGGTCGAGCCCGTGGTCCGGACACTTCCGCTTGGCCACTCTCTCCGCCTCCATCTCTATCTCGGGGTCAAACTCGCTTTCCGCCTCGGTTTCTCCCTCGGCCTCGGACTCCCCTTCCGCGTTGTCGTCCTCGGCGTCGCTGTCTTGCTCGTCCTCCATGTCCTCCTCGCTGTCCTCCTCGCTGTCCTCCTCGCTGTCCTCGTCCGTCCCGCTGTCCTCTTCGGACTCGCTGTCCTCGTCCGACTCGCTCTCGAGGTCCCGCTCATTCTGCACGTGGTTCCGCCCCCGGGCCTCGGCGCCGTCCTTGGCGCGGctcgcgggccgggcgggggcgggggcgggggcggcgggggcggggggcaggtgcACGTACCGGGCCAGGTGGTGGCCCGGGAACCTGTGGCGGTGCGCCTCGGCGTGGCGGGGGCAGTAGCAGAAGGCGCACTCGCGGCACACCTGCTCGGCGCCCGGGGCCTCGTCGGGCTCGCACTCGTCACACGTGCCGTCGTGCGGCAGCTCCTCGAAGGCCGCGCCCACGCCGGAGGCCATGTGGCTGCGCTGGCGCGGCCCCCCAGGCCGCGGGCCCCCCGAGCGGCCTCCTCCCCGCCCGCCGCTGTGCGTGCGGGCCTCGCGGCGGGTCCCGGgccgcgctccccgccgccgAGCGAGGGCCCTCCCGCCCGCTCGCCGCGCACTGCGCTTCCGCCGGCGGCGCGGGCACTTCCGGCGCAGCGCCCCCgtcggcccccgcggcccccgtcGGCCCCCGCGCCCCAGCGCCCCCGTCGGCCCCCGCGCGGCGCGCCGCCCTGCCTCGCgctgtctccccctccctgcagcaccccccccccccccccccccccccccggccccggcgaGGTCTCcgcgccgccggccccgccgccccggttccgctttccttttcctccccgtCAGCGGCCTCCTTTCACTTCCTGAGTCACTTAAAGCGGCCAGGGCCCTTTTCCGCGCTCccccgggcggggagggggcgcccggTGGCcgcggagggagggggagggcgacGGGGAGGATGGAGGCGGCCGCCGGGCAGGTGCACGCGGGGGTCCAGCCTCCCTGCGCCTCCAGCGCCAGGTGCACGCGGGGGCCTtgcctccctgagcctccagcGCCAGGTGCACGCGGGGATCtagcctccctgagcctccagcGCCAGGTGCACGCGGGGGCCtagcctccctgagcctccaggGCCAGGTGCACGCGGGGGTccagcctccctgagcctccagcGCCAGGTGCACGCGGGGGTCCAGCCTCCCTGCGCCTCCAGGGCCAGGTGCACGCGGGGATCtagcctccctgagcctccagcGCCAGGTGCACGCGGGGGCCTAGCCTCGCTGAGCCTCCAGAGCCAGGTGCACGCGGGGGTccagcctccctgagcctccaggGCCAGGTGCACGCGGGGGTCCAGCCTCCCTGCGCCTCCAGCGCCAGGTGCACGCGGGGGGTCCAGCCTCCCTGCGCCTCCAGCGCCAGGTGCACGCGGGGGCCTtgcctccctgagcctccaggGCCAGGTGCACGCGGGGGTCCAGCCTCCCTGCGCCTCCAGGGCCAGGTGCACGCGGGGATCtagcctccctgagcctccaggGCCAGGTGCACGCGGGGATCtagcctccctgagcctccagcGCCAGGTGCACGCGGGGGTCCAGCCTCCCTGTGCCTCCAGGGCCAGGTGCACGCGGGGATCCAGCCTCCTTGAGCCTCCAGGGCCAGGTGCACGCGGGGGTCCAGCCTCCCTGCGCCCCTCCAGCGCCAGGTGCACGCGGGGGGCCTTGCCTCCCTGCGCCTCCAGCGCCAGGTGCACGCGGTGGATccagcctccctgagcctccagcGCCAGGTTGCACGCGGGGGTCCAGTCTCCCTGCGCCTCCAGCGCCAGGTGCACGCGGGGGTCTAGCCTCGCTGAGCCTCCAGCGCCAGGTGCACGCGGGGGTCCAGCCTCCCTGCGCCTCCAGGGCCAGGTGCACGCGGGGATCtagcctccctgagcctccaggGCCAGGTGCACGCGGGGATCtagcctccctgagcctccagcGCCAGGTGCACACGGGGAGGTCTagcctcccaggtgtcctgcaCGGCGCTGGGCCTGAGTGGTGGCCGCCCTTAGGGCTTTCAGAGGGCGCCCCTGGAGAAGGCTCATGGTCGTCCTCCCAGGCTCCAGTCGGGCTGCGCAAACACGTTTTTTCGATCCGCAGCAATACTACGCTTTGCCTATTTGCAAAGTCTGTTTGCATTCCTGCTTCTTAGGGGCCTCGGCCTCTCTAGGGCAGCagcctctccctttttcttcacCTTTTTCCAAGCTGAGACGGCAGGTGATGATTTGTCCAGTGAGAGCTCCATGGAAGGAAACCGCCTAGATGCAGGCTGGGCTCCGAGAGAAATGAAGGGACTGTCACTTATTATCCGATACCCCAAGGGCCAAGAACCGgcccagacctttttttttttttttttttttaagattttatttatttattcatgagagacagagagagagaggcagagacacaggcagagggaaaagcaggctccatgaagggagcccgacgtgggacccgatcccgggtctccaaggtcacgccctgggtcaaaggctgcgctaaaccgctgagccacctgggctgcccccgggGTCAGATCTTTTGGCGGCATTTTAAGAGCTGGTTTTGGAACATCCACTGCCTGAGCGCTCGTAAATCCTGGTACTACGACCTGTTGGCTTTAGGGCCGTGGGGACGTCCGTTAATTGATCATTCCCGTTTTCCACCTTTTAGAAAGATAGGTAGAATGGAAATAATGGTAATATCTACCCAAAGGGGCTCGTTGGTGGATGACAGTAAAGGTGCCCACCTTCTGGAAGTATTCGCTATGTTTTAACTAGGATTACTGGCACGAATTGTTGTATTTAGTGCATATAATGACCCTTTGCAGGAAgtgttaagcatttttttaaaaagatttatttagaaaaaaaaaatttttttttttaagattttgtttattcatcgtagacagagagagagagagaggaagagacacaggcagagggagaagcaggctccatgcagggagcctgacgcgggactcgatcccaggtctccaaagtcacgccctgggcctaagtcggtgctaaactgctgggctacccgggctgcccaaaaagagtaatttaggtaatctctacaccctacaTGGGGTTCAACctcaccccaagatcaagagtcacaggcatCACTGAGCCAGGTAGGCACCCCTGAAACATGTTCTTAACACATCAGGCATTGTTGGGTGGCTGCTGGTAGTGTAAGCAACCCCTACACCCACCCcatatcttttgttcttttatttaggagcttttgttttgtatttaggaaaggaaaagggcATTCCGATCTACTCCAGGGAGAGGCTGAAGTGTGGTTAAGCAATGTGAAGGGGAACGGGATAGTGTTTGTGTTCCATCGATTCCCTTTGGTAATTTTGAGCTAGAATTTCCATATGATTTTCACAAAAATGCCGGGGTGTGGGGTGTggtaaaaaccaaataattcttAATGTCTCCACGTATATAGTGTATACTTAATCCGTGTGCAGCTTTTGTCAATGATTTGTGTTTTTGAAATCTTTGGTTTTTTTAACCTCAGAACAACTCTATAgaatgtggggtggggaggtggggtggaatcagaaggtttgttttgtttccattccATGTGCATCTCTATTTTCTCCAGttcatttctttggaaattatttctcTGCATTTGAAACAGGGATTGATGCaccattctggaaaagaaaaaattcaacaaatgtcAACTCCTATTAATATATACCTCATGAATAGTGTTTCTTGCTTGGTTATTTCCACCACCCCAGgcttaaaattaaggaaataacaGCCTATACAAACACCATGATATCACATTGAGagaatattttttcaatgaaaacaattttttaatgtcttaacaTTTTCGTGTCCAGGGTGTTGGGTGAGGAAAAATgggtgtctttttgttgtcttgttgttgttgtttgtttgttcttaattttatctGCCAGAAAGTGAAAAGATTCTACTGTGCTACTCAGTATCTAACAATTCACAGTCTTTCTTTGAACCCTTTATGGTAAGAGGATCTTAGAGGCAGAAGTTGATGGAATGGTTAAAAAGGGACTTCATAAAGCTCTGGTAATGAGGTGTTATAGGGTCAGTGAGAATGACCTCTGCACAAAAATCAGAATGGTTTGATTCCCCAGGAATCTTTGGGAGCATCTAGAGATAGAAATCTTGTTATATTAATCTTATTATTACATAGAAAATTACCTCAAAAAAGTAGCAGCTCTTTGCACGGTCCTAGGGCTTATTTTTGACTGGAAACCATTTCTTCATTTTAGCATTATTCATCATCTAGAGAAGATAGGAATTTTCAAGTCTAGCAagttctagatttttctttttagtccttctctagattttctctttcttcacacaGTTTGCTGTAATAAGGAAGAAGACATCAGTCAGCACCTTCAACACTCAACCTGGAAATGTACTTAGCTAGAACATTAAATTACTTAGACACATCTTCTCCTTTCCGTGTTCCTACAGGTGACAGTGTTGCTA
The Canis lupus familiaris isolate Mischka breed German Shepherd chromosome 18, alternate assembly UU_Cfam_GSD_1.0, whole genome shotgun sequence genome window above contains:
- the TRIM44 gene encoding tripartite motif-containing protein 44 isoform X2, whose amino-acid sequence is MASGVGAAFEELPHDGTCDECEPDEAPGAEQVCRECAFCYCPRHAEAHRHRFPGHHLARYVHLPPAPAAPAPAPARPASRAKDGAEARGRNHVQNERDLESESDEDSESEEDSGTDEDSEEDSEEDSEEDMEDEQDSDAEDDNAEGESEAEGETEAESEFDPEIEMEAERVAKRKCPDHGLDLSTYCQEDRQLICVLCPVIGTHQGHQLSTLDEAFEELRSKDSGGLKAAMIELVERLKFKSSDPKVTRDQMKVFIQQEFKKVQKVIADEEQKALHLVDIQEAMATAHVTEILADIQSHMDRLMTQMAQAKEQLDTSNESAEPKAEGDEEGPR
- the TRIM44 gene encoding tripartite motif-containing protein 44 isoform X1 — translated: MASGVGAAFEELPHDGTCDECEPDEAPGAEQVCRECAFCYCPRHAEAHRHRFPGHHLARYVHLPPAPAAPAPAPARPASRAKDGAEARGRNHVQNERDLESESDEDSESEEDSGTDEDSEEDSEEDSEEDMEDEQDSDAEDDNAEGESEAEGETEAESEFDPEIEMEAERVAKRKCPDHGLDLSTYCQEDRQLICVLCPVIGTHQGHQLSTLDEAFEELRSKDSGGLKAAMIELVERLKFKSSDPKVTRDQMKVFIQQEFKKVQKVIADEEQKALHLVDIQEAMATAHVTEILADIQSHMDRLMTQMAQAKEQLDTSNESAEPKAEGDEEGPSGASEEEDT